In Janthinobacterium lividum, the genomic stretch GACATCCAGAAAGAGTCTTCAGCGTCAAATTTCCCGTCTTTATTGCTATCTAAGTCTGCAAGCGCGGCAAAGCCATCAGCAGCTTTTTCTCCACTCTGCTGGAGAATGGTGTTGTTCCCGAACATCTCGTTGCCATTATCAATGAGACCATTGTTGTTCTTATCCCATACAAGGAACGCACTATTGTTCTTAATCCATCCGGTGCTTCCAGAGTCTCCATCACCCGAATGATCAAAGTATATGGATCCATCTTCAAGCGTGGTATGAATTCCTTCGCCGGTCATGTCGATAACTAACGGTGTTTCCGCGTTTTTCTGCTCTTCAGCAGTCTCTTCGAGATTTTCCTCTACTCCATTCGGCGTCAATTCATCCAGTTCAAGGACGTGATCCATGAAATGCATGTCATTGTCGTGATGGGTGACGCGAATGACTGAGTTGACGAAGTCGATGCAGTTATTGGTGACAAGATTATAGTTGGAAGAAAAATCGCGATTGAATACGCCAGATTTCAGATCGCTTATGTAGTTGGAAATGTTGCCGATCACGGATTGCGAATACAGCGGATAGCTAATGCTCGAAGTATTTGCCGCATCATATGCCTGTGAATCACGGAAAGTGAGATTTTCTGCTCCGCCGACCCCCTTGCTATCGCCAAGCCCCCATCCAATTGATTCACCTTGAAACTCAATCCAGACATGGCCAAACAACGACTTACTTTGGTTGCCGTCTGCATCAGTGAAAATCGTACCAGCAGGTGCAACTTTTACCGTCAAAATGTCTTTTTCTGTGCCATGAAATTGCCTAAGCTGATCCTTTTCCACCAGGCCAAGATCCTTACCACTCATAATTTCTCCAGTTTTCATTAAATAGTTCTATGGCCTAGCACAAAGGCTAGACCATAGAACAGTTGATATGTGAGTGAGCACTGGCTGTCTTCGTTACTTTTTTGACATGTGGGGCGAGCGTGCTTGCTCCACATGTCAAGTTAGTAAGCTGGAATTATGGATGGCGTGGCTGATTTCTGTACATGTGGACAGCTCTCCTATTGCTGTTCAGTGAATGAAAATCATTATCATTATGAGGGGGTTTTGCGTTTTATGCAAGCCATGTCAAATCTTAGGTAATTTTATATAAGAGGTAAATTATAGGAGGCATTCGCCTTCGTGCGACAACGACCATCGTTTTTGAAATTGACTGGAATGGCAAACGTTACCGTTTTTTACAAGTCTAAGGTGTACGTTTGGGGAATGCTTCTGGAGTGAAAGAATGCCTGCACATGACCTGCTTCTGTTTTCACAATATCTAGGAACTTGGGGTTACTAGAACCAAGAAAAATTCCAGCAATACATAATGAGTTGGAGTGTAGGGAAAAGTTCATGCGCGATAACATAAAAAAATGTTATCGCGCAGAGAGGTGCGGCTACACTGCAGCCGCAATGGCTTTCCATTCAGGCGGTTCAAAATCGAGCATGTGCCCGCCGAATTCCTCAAATGCCGTGGCGCGGTCATAGTCGGCGATGTTTTGTGAATAGCCGGTTACGGCATTGATGAGGCCATACGCGGACAATTCCCCACCTTCAACCAGATGGCGCAATACCCCGCCACGTTCATCCTCATTCAAAGTAAGCCGTTTGGCCAGTACTTCCACCGATCTAACAGGATCGCCCGTCAATTGGATGCCCATGGTCTTTTGCATTTTCGCGGAAATCAGCTGGAAGGTCGCTGCCGATACCGCTGCTTCGACCATGTCCCGCACCTTCAGGAACAAGGCATGATCATCCGCCTTCAAGGTGTCGTCCTGAAACACGACCACATGCTCCTCATCACTGATCAGCTTGCGCCCCAGGTGCGTCTTGCGCATCGAGCGGTCTGCGGCAATCAGGCCGTTCTTGCACACCAGGCGATAGATCAGCGGCTCGACACGCAGTTTGGCGCTGCCTATTTCCGAATTACTCACCACGACACCCGCCTGTATCACGTCGCCAGGTGCGACTTCGCAGCACACCTTGCTGGTCACCACTTTCAGGTATAGCCGCGATTCCGTCAGTTCCAGCGATTCGAAGCGTGCGCCGGGCAAGCGGTCGAGGATCGGCAAAATGTAGTTTGCCAAGTCCCAGTGGTCAATGCGGCGATAGCGGTCGGTCAGGAATGCACGGGCCCTGCCGTCGAGCGTGCGTACCAGCCGGTTGATGTGCGGATGCGCATGCATCCAGGCATTCACGTTCCGGTCGAGCAGCATGGGCATTTCCAGTCGCATGCGCTCAAAGTAGCCATGCGGGATCGCATGTTTATCAGCAATCTGCTGCAAGGCGAACGCATTGACAGGGTATTCGCGCGCGCCGCCGGCTTCATCGATCAATAAAGTGCATTGCCCAGTCGTGCTGGTGGACAGGCGCATCTTCATCGCAGGAACGATCATGTCTTTCTTGCTGGCCAGCTGACGCTCAAGTTCAACAGCCAGATTTTTCAGGGTACGGCCTTCTCTCATGATGATCTCCTCAATAAGGCGGAGATGCACCCGGGCGGGAACATCCCCGCAGGGTGAAAATAGAAAGTAGTGCATTACCTGGACGCATCGTGCGGCGTCCATTCGCCACCAGGTAAGCTCAGTGGCGCCATCAGCAAGCGTGATACCGCGCGTTCCTCGGATTTATATTGGCCGATCACGCCGCCTTGCTCGTGCAGCGTAATGTCGCTGCAAATACATTTGTCCAGTCAGATCCAGGTACCTTGGGAACAAACACCTCGACCTCGATGGGTGTCGTACGGCGCATCTTTTTCAAGCGCCGTGCCAGGAAGTAGGCGGATGCCTGGCCATCGAAGCAGCTATCTGCATCGTTGTCGGCGTAAATTCTCAGCTTGGTGACCGAATCCGGGATCCAGATATGCTCCAGGTTGCCCGCCGTCAGCGCAGGCCAGACCGGTGGCCCCGTGCGCTTGAGCACCGCAATGCCATTCTCGATGCCTTCCGACACCGACAGTTCAGTCGTAGGCTCTCCCAGACGGACGGCCGAACCAAACCACGCATCTCCCAGCAGCTTTTTCGGTTCCTCGACGGGGGCCTTCGCACCATTTTTTAAGTAAGTGCGATGCAGCGCCACGATGCCGCCATCCTTCCCCTGCAGGCAAGCCACCATGGCCGGAAAATCAGCCACATGCACGTACTTGTCTGCCGCGCCTTCCCGTACAAAATACGGCAGTGCGGGATGAAAACGCAGCGTCGCCGGATACAGCTCCAGAGCGATGCCACGATTGGCCAGGTAGCGGTCTACCTCATCTCCAGCCCTGATCGGGATGGTTTCGTTCCAGATCTTCTCCCGGCTTCGCCGGGTATCGTGGACTGCGCGCTGAGGTGCTCCTCCGGGAGCCTGGTCAGGTAGTACGTTGAGTATGCGTTCGATGGTGCGCAGTGTTTCGCTAGCACTGATGCGTAGCCAATGCTGCAGCAGCTTGAAGCCGCCGCCGGCGCCGCAGTGCCGGCAAAAATAGTTTCCTTCGCCAAATTTATCGGTGTATTGGAAGCGATCTCTGCCGCCACAGCCGGCGATGGGGCATGGACCATTGCGGTGATTTAACAGCCGCTCATCTACGCCACATTGCGCCAGGATGGAGGTCCACCGGCCATGTGCCAGCGGCAGCATCCTGCGCATTCTTTCGTCAAATTCCTCTTTCCTCATCATTTCCTCCATTGGTCAGCACCCCTGCAGCGAGGCGCGACCGGCGGGGTCTGCACCCCGCTTGTGGATGAAATGGGTTAATCGGCGAGCCTTGGCGTGAACAGCTTGCCGTCGCGCAGTGCGCTGCCGATGACGGTTTCGGTGGCTTGCTGATCCGTCACGTAATGCACTTCGTTCGCAGCATTGCTGTCCGCTCTCCTGATCTCGAAGCCATTGCCTTCGGCATGGATCACAAATGCCAGGTTCCGACGCTTCCCTACAAAGAAATCCCGGCCTGGCCGGCCGGATACCACTTCCCTTTCTTTGACGAGATAGGACAGTTCCGCCATCGCTGTGACGCGGAGCATGCGGCCACGGCTTGTGGTGACATCGTTGGGTGCAATTTTCATATTCCTCTCCTTTCATGTGTAATAGATGGCAGTGGTTGTTGGCTTGACTGAGCCATGCTCCCCGAGATGCGTCCCTGTGTCAGGAGAACAGGTCAGTTTGGACAGTAGATTGCTTGACCTGCTGGTTGATCCATTGCGGATTTTTCTCCAGCTGG encodes the following:
- a CDS encoding DUF932 domain-containing protein — protein: MREGRTLKNLAVELERQLASKKDMIVPAMKMRLSTSTTGQCTLLIDEAGGAREYPVNAFALQQIADKHAIPHGYFERMRLEMPMLLDRNVNAWMHAHPHINRLVRTLDGRARAFLTDRYRRIDHWDLANYILPILDRLPGARFESLELTESRLYLKVVTSKVCCEVAPGDVIQAGVVVSNSEIGSAKLRVEPLIYRLVCKNGLIAADRSMRKTHLGRKLISDEEHVVVFQDDTLKADDHALFLKVRDMVEAAVSAATFQLISAKMQKTMGIQLTGDPVRSVEVLAKRLTLNEDERGGVLRHLVEGGELSAYGLINAVTGYSQNIADYDRATAFEEFGGHMLDFEPPEWKAIAAAV
- a CDS encoding primase-helicase zinc-binding domain-containing protein; its protein translation is MEEMMRKEEFDERMRRMLPLAHGRWTSILAQCGVDERLLNHRNGPCPIAGCGGRDRFQYTDKFGEGNYFCRHCGAGGGFKLLQHWLRISASETLRTIERILNVLPDQAPGGAPQRAVHDTRRSREKIWNETIPIRAGDEVDRYLANRGIALELYPATLRFHPALPYFVREGAADKYVHVADFPAMVACLQGKDGGIVALHRTYLKNGAKAPVEEPKKLLGDAWFGSAVRLGEPTTELSVSEGIENGIAVLKRTGPPVWPALTAGNLEHIWIPDSVTKLRIYADNDADSCFDGQASAYFLARRLKKMRRTTPIEVEVFVPKVPGSDWTNVFAATLRCTSKAA